The segment GCGGCGCCCGTCGGGTGGCGGTGATCGTCGAGCCGGCGCACCCGGCGCGCATCGCCCCGCTTCTCATGGCGGCGTACGGCCTCACCCAGCGGGAACAGGATGTCACGCGCCTCGTCCTCCAGGGCGACTCGACCGCGCAGATCGCGAGCCGTCTCCACCTCTCGCCCCACACCGTCCAGCAGCACCTGAAGCGCGTGTTCGACAAGACCGGTGTGCGCAGCCGCCGCGACCTCGTGGGCAAGATCTTCTTCGCACACTACGAGCCCCGGCTTCGTGACAACGAGCGGCGCGCGCTCGACAGCCGGCCGCTGCGTGGCGGGCCGATGCCGGCTGCCAACCTGACGTCCGTGCCGTAGCCCGCCGCGTTGCTCGCGCGGCGGCAAGCGGATACGGGCAAGGGTGTGGCGGAGGGCAGGTCTGCGGTCGTCGAACGGGAAGCCCCGAGGGCCGGCGCGGGTCCTCGCGCCCCGGCTGTCGCACGACTGGGACGAGGACGCCTTGCGGCACGCTTGGAAACGCGCGCAGGGCAGCTCGCCGCCGCCGAAGGCCGCGAAGCCCTGCGGGCTGCGCAAGCTGGCTGCCCGACATGGAGCAGGAGCGCATGCGACGGCTCGAGGAGCCGCGTCTGGGCGCGAGTCCGCACCTTCCTGCGCATGCGGCTCGGGCCCGAGGCGCCACGCCCCCCGCGGTGTGGCCGCAGGACGTGCGGCCGGCGTCGTCCGGGCCGCCCGCGGATGGGGGGTCGCCGCCCCTTGCTCGCCGAAGCGATCGGCCGGCTGCGCGCCAAGGGTCTCGCCGGGATCGAGCTCGGCGTCGACGCCGAGAGCCCCACCGGCGCGACCCGCCTGTACGAGCGAGCCGGCATGCGCCTTGCTCGCCGCGTGGACGGCTACGAGAAGCGCATCTCGGCGACGCGCGACGCCGCGCCGGCGTAGCCATGCGCCGCGCCGGCGCCTGGCCCCGCCAGCCCGGCGGGTGCTAGCTAGCGCGCCTCCGGGGGGATCCGGCCGGGCACCCAGGTAGCGCCGGGACGAGCATGAACCCCATCCCGCCACCCGCGATCCACCGTCCAGGCCACCAGCCTGGACGAGGGGGTGAGATCCAGGGCACTACGGATTTGCCGATGGCAAAGGTAAGCGGCGATCGTTTCCGGGCTTGAGCTGGCACGCAGCACGCACGACCCAGCCGATCGTGCTGCGGCTCAGCTCCCGGCGCGGCGCGGTCACCTGGTCTTCCTTGCCGTGGCCACGCTGGCGCTCCTCGCCCCGATCAGCACCGGGACGCACATCTGCGCCGTCGCCGCCTTGGCCATAGGAGCCGGCCGCGGTCGGGTGCTGCGCTCGATGACCGCGGGCGTTGTTGTGCGGGCGGTCGCGGCCGCCACGGCCACGGCCACAGCGTGGACGCGTCGTCTGACCGAGCAGCTCGTGGTGCACCGCTGCGCTCCCTTCCTCGGCTCCTCGGCGTCCCCGAAGCCGGCCGACGACGCGATCAACCTCGTGGCTCGCGAGTCGGTGGTGAACGTGTCGGCCACCCGCTCGTCCATCACCAGCACGAACCCGTCGGCAGCAGCCAGGCCCCGCATCGCCCGCAGCGCACCGACCTGGTCCGCCATGTCGTGGACCGTCTCGAAGGCGCACACGAGGTCGAACCGGCCCTCGAGCCCGGGATCGGCCGCGTCGCGCACCTCGAAGGCGACACGGTCGTGCACGTCCTGCTGTTCGGCGTTGGCTCGCGCCTCGACGACGGACGCCTCGTCGAGGTCCAGTCCCACGACGGCGGCGTCGGGAAAGCCACGCGCGATGGCGATCGTCGACCGCCCGGTCCCACAGCCGACGTCGACCACGCGCGCCGGCGAATCCTTGGTCAGGCGCTCGACGAGGCCGGGGACCTGCGGGAACCACTCCTGCGCGAGAAGGTTCCAGAACATCGGCCGGGTGATCTGGGCGATGAACGAGCGATGTCCTCCCCGTACGCCTCGTAGGGCACCTCGTCGCCGCTGCGGAACGCCTCCATCACGAGCGGTAGCGCGCAGTGCCACGTCGACCTCTGGGCGCGTCACCCGGTTCAGGAGCGCGCCGGTGGGGGACAGCCGCCACGCGCGGGTTGTCGAGCATGCGAGGCGGCGCAGCCGGCGTGCCGGCTACGCCGGCTGCGCCGTCCGTGGCCG is part of the Egibacteraceae bacterium genome and harbors:
- a CDS encoding class I SAM-dependent methyltransferase; translation: MFWNLLAQEWFPQVPGLVERLTKDSPARVVDVGCGTGRSTIAIARGFPDAAVVGLDLDEASVVEARANAEQQDVHDRVAFEVRDAADPGLEGRFDLVCAFETVHDMADQVGALRAMRGLAAADGFVLVMDERVADTFTTDSRATRLIASSAGFGDAEEPRKGAQRCTTSCSVRRRVHAVAVAVAAATARTTTPAVIERSTRPRPAPMAKAATAQMCVPVLIGARSASVATARKTR